GAAGGTCATAGAGATCGACGAACAGGGCCGTGTCAACCTCTCCCGTAAACAGGTCAATTCGCCTTCTTCTCCCGCGGAGGGCGGGGGAGAGCACCGCGAGCATCGCGAACATCGCGAACGCGGTGACAGGGACAGGCCGCACCGCCGTCCCAGATAAGGCCGCCTGTATTGACGCGCCGGTCCGTGTTAAATAGGATCTCTGAGCTCATTTGAAGAGCGTTACGGTTTCGATCAAGAAAAAAGACGGCTGCGATGACATGCCGGTCCCGTGTTACGCTACGGCAGGTTCGAGCGGGATGGATCTCTCGGCTGACGTCGAAAGCGAAGTCACGATAATGCCGGGCGAGATAAAGCTTATATCGACCGGCATTTATGTAAGCATACCCGTCGGATATGAGGCCCAGATACGGCCGCGGAGCGGCCTTGCCCTCAAACACGGCATAAGCCTGGTGAATACCCCGGGCACCATAGATTCCGACTATCGCGGGCTCCTGAGCATCATCGTCATAAACCACGGGAAGGACCCCTTCACCATACGGCGGGGCGACAGGATCGCCCAGATGGTGATAAACGAGGTCATACGCGCCGAGATCGCGGTGAAGGAAGAGCTGGATGCGACCGAGAGGTCGCATGGCGGTTTCGGCCACACGGGCAGACGCTAGTTCATTTTACCTTTACAGGTGTTATGGATAAGACCAGGTGGAATGAGATACAGGCCGTCCTTCTTTTTGCAGTGGCCGTCCTCATATTTATCAGCCTCATCACGTTCGATTTTTCAGACCTTCAGTTATTCACCTCGACCCCGAACTATCCCGTAAGGAATTTTGCGGGGCTCTTCGGCGCCTACCTGGGGGCCGTCCTCTTCTTCGTCATGGGCCTGAGCGCCTATATCATACCCGTGCTTGTCCTGACGTGGGCGCTAGCCCGGTTTTCCGGGATCACCCCGCAGAAATTGTACTTCAAGATATTCGGGACGTTCTTCCTTGTGATGGCCTCAAGCGCCATCTTCTCCATAATAGGACGCGGAGACAACGCATTCCGTTTCCGACTCGGCGGCACCGTAGGGCTGGTATTTTCGGACTTTCTCATAAAATACCTGGGAAGGGGAGGGGCATTCGTCGTCATAATAGTCCTCTTTCTCCTCTCCATATTGCTCGCCACGGAGTTTTTGCTCATACCGTTCCTTTCGGGGTTGTTCAAGCGCGCCCGCTCGCTCCCCTCAGGCAT
This DNA window, taken from Candidatus Omnitrophota bacterium, encodes the following:
- the dut gene encoding dUTP diphosphatase produces the protein MKSVTVSIKKKDGCDDMPVPCYATAGSSGMDLSADVESEVTIMPGEIKLISTGIYVSIPVGYEAQIRPRSGLALKHGISLVNTPGTIDSDYRGLLSIIVINHGKDPFTIRRGDRIAQMVINEVIRAEIAVKEELDATERSHGGFGHTGRR